Proteins co-encoded in one Rhodococcus sp. PAMC28707 genomic window:
- a CDS encoding endonuclease/exonuclease/phosphatase family protein, with the protein MIIVLGAVLVAVALLGIAAHFLDSTGQLMLVVAALARLLMVWSVPGAVLLGVGVGWWGVVFGSLVVAVAFSTQFPLVRSRLRKRSVQGTPFGVMSANILLGEADAGALVAAVDTHAPDVLTVVELTRSAHEGLVAAGILERLPYTFVSPASGGNGTGIYSRYPIGDETRHDGYITELLSARVQVPDGPWPLVFAVHPVPPWPRHPSSWVRELAALRQLMEKIPLDDGPVVVSGDFNATFDHKRYRDLLSDRYRDAALEVGAGHLATYSADAWYPPLIAIDHILVSDAAVIDVGVVELPGSDHRGIRADLRLRAP; encoded by the coding sequence ATGATCATCGTTCTGGGGGCCGTACTGGTAGCTGTCGCATTGCTGGGCATTGCCGCGCATTTTCTTGATTCGACGGGTCAGCTCATGCTTGTTGTTGCCGCGCTTGCTCGTCTTCTGATGGTGTGGTCCGTTCCGGGTGCTGTGCTTCTCGGGGTGGGTGTCGGGTGGTGGGGCGTCGTGTTCGGGTCGTTGGTTGTCGCAGTTGCGTTCTCGACTCAGTTCCCATTGGTTCGGTCGCGGCTTCGTAAGCGCAGTGTTCAGGGCACGCCGTTCGGTGTGATGAGTGCCAACATCCTGCTCGGTGAGGCTGATGCGGGTGCTCTTGTGGCTGCGGTCGATACTCACGCGCCCGATGTGTTGACAGTGGTCGAGTTGACTCGTTCGGCGCACGAGGGGCTCGTTGCGGCTGGAATTCTCGAACGCCTTCCGTACACGTTTGTCAGCCCTGCGTCAGGTGGAAACGGAACCGGTATCTATTCGCGATATCCCATCGGTGACGAGACTCGGCACGATGGCTACATCACCGAATTGCTCTCGGCGCGCGTGCAGGTCCCGGACGGTCCGTGGCCGCTCGTGTTTGCGGTGCACCCGGTGCCGCCGTGGCCACGGCACCCATCGTCGTGGGTGCGCGAACTTGCCGCGCTACGGCAGCTGATGGAGAAGATCCCTCTCGATGATGGCCCGGTGGTGGTGTCGGGGGACTTCAATGCGACGTTCGACCACAAGCGGTACCGCGACTTGCTGAGCGATCGTTACCGTGACGCGGCGTTGGAGGTCGGCGCTGGTCATTTGGCTACGTATTCTGCGGATGCGTGGTACCCGCCGTTGATAGCGATCGACCATATTCTTGTCAGCGATGCCGCTGTGATCGACGTAGGAGTCGTCGAGCTCCCTGGCTCCGATCACCGTGGCATTCGCGCGGACTTGCGACTACGCGCGCCCTGA
- a CDS encoding DNA-directed RNA polymerase subunit beta' encodes MLDVNFFDELRIGLATADDIRQWSYGEVKKPETINYRTLKPEKDGLFCEKIFGPTRDWECYCGKYKRVRFKGIICERCGVEVTRAKVRRERMGHIELAAPVTHIWYFKGVPSRLGYLLDLAPKDLEKIIYFAAYVITTVDDELRHNELSTLEAEMEVEKKSVADQRDADLEARAQKLEADIAELEAEGAKSDVRRKVKDGGEREMRQLRDRSQRELDRLEEIWTTFTKLTPKQLIVDELIYRELIDRYGEYFTGAMGAESIQKLMQTFDIDAEAESLRETIRSGKGQKKLRALKRLKVVAAFQNNRNSPMGMVLDAVPVIPPELRPMVQLDGGRFATSDLNDLYRRVINRNNRLKRLIDLGAPEIIVNNEKRMLQESVDALFDNGRRGRPVTGPGNRPLKSLSDLLKGKQGRFRQNLLGKRVDYSGRSVIVVGPQLKLHQCGLPKLMALELFKPFVMKRLVDLNHAQNIKSAKRMVERQRPQVWDVLEEVIAEHPVLLNRAPTLHRLGIQAFEPQLVEGKAIQLHPLVCEAFNADFDGDQMAVHLPLSAEAQAEARILMLSSNNILSPASGRPLAMPRLDMVTGLFHLTRLDDGAIGERADAKTDHAEFGAYSSPAEAQMAVDRGSLTVQSLIKVRLTLQRPPRDIETERFPDGWRRGESWIAETTLGRVLFNELLPADYPFVNEQMPKKRQATIINDLAERYPMIVVAQTVDKLKDTGFYWATRSGVTISISDVLVPPEKPAIMETFEAQADQIEKKYQRGALDKIERNSALVKIWQDATEQVGKAMEAHFPDDNPIPMIVKSGAAGNMTQVRSLAGMKGLVTNPKGEFIPRPIKSSFKEGLTVLEYFINTHGARKGLADTALRTADSGYLTRRLVDVSQDVIVRETDCGTERGINTIIAEKLADGTMIRDAHVETSTYARTLASDAVDANGTVIVSRGHDLGDPAIDALLEAGVTSVKVRSVLTCTTGTGVCATCYGRSMATGKLVDIGEAVGIVAAQSIGEPGTQLTMRTFHQGGVAGDDITGGLPRVQELFEARVPKGKAPIADVSGRIQLEDGDRFYKITIVPDDGGEEVVYDKLSKRQRLRAFKHDDGTERLLSDGDHVEVGQQLMEGAADPHEVLRVMGPRQVQIHLVNEVQEVYRSQGVSIHDKHIETIVRQMLRRVTIIDSGSTEFLPGSLTERSEFEASNRRVVSEGGEPAAGRPVLMGITKASLATDSWLSAASFQETTRVLTDAAINCRSDKLIGLKENVIIGKLIPAGTGINRYRNIQVQPTEEARAAAYAVPSYDDQYYSPDGFGANTGAAVPLDDYGFSNEYR; translated from the coding sequence GTGCTCGACGTCAACTTCTTCGATGAACTTCGCATTGGCCTCGCCACTGCGGACGACATCCGTCAGTGGTCCTACGGTGAGGTCAAAAAGCCGGAGACTATCAACTACCGCACGCTCAAGCCCGAGAAGGACGGCCTCTTCTGCGAGAAGATCTTCGGCCCCACTCGGGACTGGGAGTGCTACTGCGGTAAGTACAAGCGTGTCCGGTTCAAGGGCATCATCTGTGAGCGTTGTGGCGTCGAGGTCACTCGCGCCAAGGTGCGTCGTGAGCGCATGGGTCACATCGAACTCGCCGCTCCCGTCACGCACATCTGGTACTTCAAGGGTGTGCCGTCACGTCTGGGCTACCTGCTCGACCTGGCTCCGAAAGATCTCGAAAAGATCATCTACTTCGCCGCCTACGTCATCACGACGGTCGACGACGAGCTCCGTCACAACGAGCTCTCGACTCTCGAGGCCGAGATGGAGGTCGAGAAGAAGTCTGTCGCCGATCAGCGTGACGCCGACCTCGAAGCTCGTGCGCAGAAGCTCGAGGCCGACATCGCCGAGCTCGAAGCAGAGGGTGCCAAGTCGGACGTACGTCGCAAGGTGAAGGACGGCGGCGAGCGCGAAATGCGTCAGCTGCGCGATCGTTCGCAGCGCGAGCTGGATCGTCTGGAAGAGATCTGGACTACGTTCACGAAGCTGACTCCGAAGCAGCTCATCGTCGACGAGCTCATCTACCGCGAGCTCATCGACAGGTACGGCGAGTACTTCACCGGCGCCATGGGTGCCGAGTCGATCCAGAAGCTCATGCAGACCTTCGACATCGACGCCGAGGCAGAGTCGCTGCGTGAAACCATTCGTAGCGGCAAGGGCCAGAAGAAGCTTCGCGCGCTCAAGCGTCTGAAGGTCGTCGCGGCCTTCCAGAACAACCGCAACTCGCCGATGGGCATGGTTCTCGATGCTGTTCCGGTCATCCCACCGGAGCTTCGCCCGATGGTTCAGCTCGACGGTGGACGTTTCGCGACGTCCGACCTCAACGACTTGTACCGCCGTGTCATCAACCGCAACAACCGCCTCAAGCGTCTGATCGATCTCGGTGCTCCCGAGATCATCGTCAACAACGAGAAGCGGATGCTGCAGGAGTCGGTCGACGCACTGTTCGACAACGGCCGACGTGGACGTCCGGTCACCGGACCGGGTAACCGTCCGCTGAAGTCGCTGTCCGACTTGCTCAAGGGCAAGCAGGGCCGCTTCCGCCAGAACCTCCTCGGCAAGCGCGTCGACTACTCTGGTCGTTCCGTGATCGTCGTCGGTCCTCAGCTCAAGCTGCACCAGTGTGGTCTGCCGAAGCTGATGGCACTCGAGCTGTTCAAGCCGTTCGTGATGAAGCGCCTGGTCGATCTCAACCACGCGCAGAACATCAAGTCGGCCAAGCGCATGGTCGAGCGTCAGCGTCCGCAGGTGTGGGATGTCCTCGAAGAGGTCATCGCAGAGCACCCGGTGCTGCTGAACCGTGCACCTACCCTGCACAGGTTGGGCATCCAGGCGTTCGAGCCACAGCTCGTCGAGGGCAAGGCAATCCAGCTGCACCCGCTCGTGTGTGAGGCGTTCAACGCCGACTTCGACGGTGACCAGATGGCTGTTCACCTGCCGCTGTCCGCAGAGGCTCAGGCCGAGGCACGCATCTTGATGCTGTCCTCGAACAACATCCTCTCGCCTGCGTCGGGTCGCCCGCTCGCCATGCCGCGTCTTGACATGGTCACGGGTCTGTTCCACCTGACTCGTCTCGACGACGGCGCCATCGGTGAACGTGCCGACGCCAAGACGGACCATGCCGAGTTCGGTGCGTACTCCAGCCCGGCCGAGGCTCAGATGGCCGTCGATCGTGGTTCGCTCACCGTGCAGTCGTTGATCAAGGTTCGGTTGACGCTGCAGCGTCCGCCGCGCGACATCGAGACCGAGCGTTTCCCCGACGGTTGGCGTCGTGGAGAGTCTTGGATCGCGGAAACGACATTGGGACGCGTTCTCTTCAACGAGCTGCTCCCGGCGGACTACCCGTTCGTCAACGAGCAGATGCCGAAGAAGCGTCAGGCGACGATCATCAACGATCTCGCTGAGCGTTACCCGATGATCGTTGTTGCGCAGACCGTCGACAAGCTGAAGGACACTGGCTTCTACTGGGCCACGCGTTCGGGTGTCACGATCTCCATCTCCGACGTCCTCGTGCCGCCGGAGAAGCCGGCGATCATGGAGACCTTCGAGGCGCAGGCCGATCAGATCGAGAAGAAGTACCAGCGTGGCGCACTCGACAAGATCGAGCGCAACTCTGCCTTGGTCAAGATCTGGCAGGACGCGACCGAGCAGGTCGGTAAGGCCATGGAGGCGCACTTCCCCGACGACAACCCCATCCCGATGATCGTGAAGTCCGGTGCAGCCGGAAACATGACTCAGGTGCGGTCGCTCGCCGGCATGAAGGGCCTGGTGACCAACCCGAAGGGTGAGTTCATCCCGCGTCCGATCAAGTCTTCCTTCAAGGAAGGCCTGACGGTCCTCGAGTACTTCATCAACACGCACGGTGCTCGTAAGGGTCTGGCGGACACGGCACTTCGTACCGCCGACTCGGGCTACCTGACCCGTCGTCTCGTCGACGTCTCGCAGGATGTCATCGTTCGGGAAACCGACTGTGGCACCGAGCGTGGCATCAACACGATCATCGCCGAGAAGCTCGCCGATGGCACGATGATCCGCGACGCTCACGTCGAGACCAGCACGTACGCCCGCACGTTGGCGAGCGATGCTGTCGACGCGAACGGCACGGTCATCGTCTCTCGTGGACATGACCTCGGCGATCCGGCCATCGACGCGTTGCTCGAAGCGGGCGTCACGTCGGTCAAGGTTCGTTCGGTCCTGACCTGCACCACCGGCACCGGCGTCTGCGCCACGTGCTACGGCCGTTCGATGGCCACCGGCAAGTTGGTCGACATCGGTGAAGCCGTCGGTATCGTCGCCGCACAGTCGATCGGTGAGCCCGGTACTCAGCTGACCATGCGTACCTTCCACCAGGGTGGTGTCGCCGGAGATGACATCACCGGTGGTCTGCCTCGCGTCCAGGAACTGTTCGAGGCACGTGTGCCGAAGGGCAAGGCTCCGATCGCGGACGTGTCGGGTCGCATCCAGCTCGAGGACGGCGATCGTTTCTACAAGATCACCATCGTCCCGGACGACGGCGGTGAGGAGGTTGTCTACGACAAGCTCTCCAAGCGTCAGCGTCTGCGTGCTTTCAAGCACGACGACGGCACCGAGCGACTTCTGTCGGACGGTGACCACGTCGAGGTCGGCCAGCAGCTCATGGAAGGTGCTGCCGATCCGCACGAGGTTCTGCGCGTGATGGGTCCTCGCCAGGTACAGATTCACCTGGTCAACGAGGTCCAGGAGGTGTACCGGTCGCAGGGTGTGTCGATTCACGACAAGCACATCGAGACGATCGTGCGCCAGATGCTCCGTCGTGTCACGATCATCGACTCCGGCTCCACCGAATTCCTGCCCGGTTCACTCACCGAGCGCAGCGAATTCGAGGCGTCGAACCGTCGCGTCGTGTCCGAAGGTGGCGAGCCCGCAGCCGGTCGTCCGGTCCTGATGGGTATCACCAAGGCCTCGCTGGCAACCGATTCGTGGCTGTCTGCAGCGTCCTTCCAGGAGACCACTCGTGTGCTTACCGATGCGGCTATCAACTGCCGTAGCGACAAGCTCATAGGTCTCAAGGAGAACGTCATCATCGGAAAGCTCATCCCGGCTGGTACCGGTATCAACCGGTACCGGAACATCCAGGTGCAGCCGACCGAAGAGGCGCGTGCCGCGGCATATGCGGTGCCGTCGTACGACGATCAGTACTACAGCCCGGATGGCTTCGGAGCCAACACCGGCGCAGCAGTGCCGCTCGACGACTACGGCTTCTCCAACGAGTACCGCTAG
- the rpoB gene encoding DNA-directed RNA polymerase subunit beta has protein sequence MLEGRILAVSSQTKAVVGTPGAPRRVSFANIREPLEVPGLLDVQTDSFEWLVGAQSWRDRAAARGDSGVSGGLEDILTELSPIEDFSGSMSLSFSDPRFDEVKASMDECKDKDMTYAAPLFVTAEFINNNTGEIKSQTVFMGDFPMMTGKGTFIINGTERVVVSQLVRSPGVYFDHSVDKTTEKDLHSVKVIPGRGAWLEFDVDKRDTVGVRIDRKRRQPVTVLLKALGWSTEQITERFGFSEILMATLEKDNTAGTDEALLDIYRKLRPGEPPTKESAQTLLENLFFKDKRYDLARVGRYKINKKLGLNAGQPIVASTLTEEDIVATIEYLVRLHAGDTSMTAPDGVEVPVEVDDIDHFGNRRLRTVGELIQNQIRVGLSRMERVVRERMTTQDVEAITPQTLINIRPVVAAIKEFFGTSQLSQFMDQNNPLSGLTHKRRLSALGPGGLSRERAGLEVRDVHPSHYGRMCPIETPEGPNIGLIGSLSVYARVNPFGFIETPYRKVVDGQVTDDVDYLTADEEDRHTLAQANAPLDDSDHFVEDKILVRRKGGEVEFVSSSDIDYMDVSPRQMVSVATAMIPFLEHDDANRALMGANMQRQAVPLVRSESPIVGTGMELRAAVDAGDVVISEMTGVVEEVSADYVTVMADDGSRKTYRMRKFARSNQGTCANQRPIVDEGQRVESGQVLADGPCTEDGEMALGKNLLVAIMPWEGHNYEDAIILSQRLVEEDVLTSIHIEEHEIDARDTKLGAEEITRDIPNVSDEVLADLDERGIIRIGAEVRDGDVLVGKVTPKGETELTPEERLLRAIFGEKAREVRDTSLKVPHGENGKVIGIRVFSRDDDDDLPPGVNELVRVYVAQKRKIQDGDKLAGRHGNKGVIGKILPQEDMPFLSDGTPIDIILNTHGVPRRMNIGQILETHLGWIGKTGWNVQVATDGTRPDWAERLPEEMLSAPADSNIATPVFDGAKENQLTGLLASTIPNRDGEQMVGPDGKATLFDGRSGEPFPYPVSVGYMYIIKLHHLVDDKIHARSTGPYSMITQQPLGGKAQFGGQRFGEMECWAMQAYGAAYTLQELLTIKSDDVVGRVKVYEAIVKGENIPEPGIPESFKVLLKELQSLCLNVEVLSSDGAAITMADGDDEDLERAAANLGINLSRNEAATVDDLAQ, from the coding sequence GTGCTGGAAGGACGCATCTTGGCAGTCTCTAGCCAGACCAAGGCAGTTGTCGGAACACCGGGAGCCCCGAGGAGGGTTTCGTTCGCGAATATTCGCGAGCCGTTGGAGGTACCCGGTCTCCTAGATGTACAGACGGACTCTTTCGAATGGCTGGTAGGTGCGCAGAGTTGGCGCGACCGTGCCGCCGCGCGCGGAGACAGTGGTGTCTCCGGCGGTCTCGAGGACATCCTGACCGAGCTGTCCCCGATCGAGGACTTCTCGGGATCTATGTCCCTTTCCTTCTCTGATCCACGGTTCGACGAGGTCAAAGCCTCGATGGACGAGTGCAAAGACAAGGACATGACGTACGCGGCGCCATTGTTCGTGACGGCCGAGTTCATCAACAACAACACCGGTGAGATCAAGAGCCAGACGGTCTTCATGGGTGATTTCCCCATGATGACCGGCAAGGGCACGTTCATCATCAACGGCACCGAGCGTGTCGTCGTCTCCCAGCTCGTCCGCTCTCCAGGCGTCTACTTCGATCATTCGGTCGACAAGACGACGGAGAAGGACCTGCACAGCGTCAAGGTTATTCCTGGTCGCGGTGCCTGGTTGGAGTTCGACGTCGACAAGCGCGACACCGTCGGTGTTCGTATCGACCGTAAGCGTCGCCAGCCCGTCACGGTGCTGCTGAAGGCTCTCGGCTGGTCCACGGAGCAGATCACGGAGCGCTTCGGCTTCTCCGAGATCCTCATGGCCACGCTGGAGAAGGACAACACAGCCGGTACCGACGAGGCGCTTCTCGATATCTACCGCAAGTTGCGTCCAGGCGAGCCTCCCACGAAGGAGAGCGCGCAGACGCTCCTGGAGAACTTGTTCTTCAAGGACAAGCGCTACGACCTCGCTCGCGTGGGTCGTTACAAGATCAACAAGAAGCTCGGCCTCAATGCAGGTCAGCCGATCGTCGCTTCGACGCTCACTGAAGAAGACATCGTCGCCACCATCGAGTACCTCGTGCGTTTGCACGCAGGTGACACCTCGATGACGGCACCGGATGGTGTCGAGGTTCCCGTGGAGGTCGACGATATCGACCACTTCGGTAATCGTCGTCTCCGTACCGTCGGTGAGCTGATTCAGAACCAGATCCGCGTGGGGCTTTCCCGCATGGAGCGCGTCGTTCGCGAGCGTATGACGACTCAGGATGTCGAGGCCATCACGCCGCAGACTCTGATCAACATCCGTCCCGTCGTCGCTGCGATCAAGGAGTTCTTCGGAACCTCCCAGCTGTCGCAGTTCATGGACCAGAACAACCCGCTGTCGGGTCTGACGCACAAGCGTCGCCTGTCGGCTCTCGGACCGGGTGGTCTCTCCCGTGAGCGTGCCGGCCTCGAGGTCCGTGACGTTCACCCGTCGCACTACGGCCGCATGTGCCCCATCGAGACCCCTGAAGGCCCGAACATCGGCCTGATCGGCTCGCTTTCGGTATATGCACGGGTCAACCCGTTCGGCTTCATCGAGACTCCGTACCGCAAGGTCGTCGACGGCCAGGTCACCGACGATGTCGATTACCTGACTGCCGATGAAGAGGATCGCCACACGCTCGCACAGGCCAACGCGCCTCTGGACGACAGCGACCATTTCGTCGAGGACAAGATCCTTGTTCGCCGTAAGGGTGGCGAAGTCGAGTTCGTGTCGTCTTCGGACATCGACTACATGGACGTTTCACCGCGCCAGATGGTCTCGGTCGCAACCGCGATGATTCCGTTCCTCGAGCACGACGATGCCAACCGTGCCCTGATGGGTGCGAACATGCAGCGTCAGGCTGTTCCGCTGGTACGCAGCGAATCGCCGATCGTCGGTACCGGCATGGAACTGCGCGCCGCAGTCGATGCAGGTGACGTCGTGATCAGCGAGATGACCGGTGTGGTCGAAGAGGTCTCCGCCGACTACGTCACGGTCATGGCCGACGACGGTAGCCGCAAGACCTACCGGATGCGTAAGTTTGCGCGTTCCAACCAGGGCACGTGTGCCAACCAGCGTCCGATCGTGGACGAGGGGCAGCGCGTCGAGTCCGGTCAGGTCCTCGCCGACGGCCCGTGCACCGAAGACGGTGAAATGGCGCTCGGCAAGAACCTGCTCGTGGCGATCATGCCGTGGGAAGGCCACAACTACGAGGACGCGATCATTCTTTCGCAGCGTCTCGTGGAAGAGGACGTTCTCACCTCGATTCACATCGAGGAGCACGAGATCGATGCTCGCGACACCAAGCTCGGTGCCGAGGAGATCACTCGCGACATTCCGAACGTGTCCGACGAGGTCCTTGCTGACCTGGACGAGCGTGGCATCATCCGTATCGGTGCAGAGGTTCGTGACGGCGACGTGCTGGTCGGAAAGGTCACGCCGAAGGGCGAGACCGAGCTGACCCCGGAAGAGCGTCTCCTGCGTGCCATCTTCGGTGAGAAGGCTCGCGAGGTTCGCGATACTTCCCTGAAGGTTCCGCACGGCGAGAACGGAAAGGTCATCGGCATTCGCGTGTTCTCACGCGACGACGACGACGATCTGCCTCCCGGCGTCAACGAGCTGGTTCGCGTGTACGTCGCCCAGAAGCGCAAGATTCAGGACGGCGACAAGCTCGCAGGCCGGCACGGTAACAAGGGCGTCATCGGCAAGATCCTCCCGCAGGAGGACATGCCTTTCCTGTCCGACGGCACCCCGATCGACATCATCCTCAACACTCACGGCGTTCCGCGTCGTATGAACATCGGTCAGATCTTGGAGACCCACCTCGGGTGGATCGGCAAGACCGGCTGGAATGTTCAAGTGGCCACGGACGGCACCCGGCCCGATTGGGCCGAGCGTCTTCCGGAGGAGATGCTCTCGGCACCCGCGGACAGCAATATCGCTACCCCGGTGTTCGACGGCGCCAAGGAGAATCAGCTGACCGGCCTGCTGGCCAGCACGATTCCCAACCGCGACGGCGAGCAGATGGTCGGACCGGACGGAAAGGCCACCTTGTTCGACGGCCGTTCCGGCGAGCCGTTCCCGTACCCGGTGTCCGTGGGCTACATGTACATCATCAAGCTGCACCACTTGGTCGACGACAAGATCCACGCTCGTTCGACCGGGCCGTACTCGATGATCACGCAGCAGCCCCTCGGCGGTAAAGCGCAGTTCGGTGGACAGCGCTTCGGTGAGATGGAGTGCTGGGCCATGCAGGCCTACGGCGCTGCGTACACGCTGCAGGAGCTTCTCACCATCAAGTCGGACGACGTTGTCGGCCGCGTGAAGGTGTACGAAGCGATCGTCAAGGGCGAGAACATTCCCGAGCCCGGTATCCCCGAGTCCTTCAAGGTGCTCCTCAAGGAGCTCCAGTCACTGTGCCTCAATGTGGAGGTGCTGTCCTCGGACGGCGCTGCCATCACGATGGCCGACGGTGACGACGAGGACCTCGAGCGTGCCGCGGCCAATCTGGGAATCAACCTCTCCCGCAACGAAGCTGCAACGGTCGACGACCTCGCTCAGTAG
- a CDS encoding GMC oxidoreductase: MKRRQLLQLAAAGLVGLTAPPLLSGTRAHAIPIGVGSIRSLVPELFAEPPRPPEHSSVIVIGSGFGASAAALRLAQAGSQVTVLERGLRWPRDPWREIFTADMTADGRGLWQQDSFTNITGLPVGPVDRFGGVLDTTRFENLSVWRGAAVGGGSIVYTGVTIAPERRFFDLSFGGRLSYDDMAGTWYPKARSMLMPSQMPDDIYNSANFAHSRTWDDHARRAGYQPERVDGNWNWNVLRDEMTGRSRPSATVGASTFGNSNGAKHDLTQNYIPQAENTGRATVCHSHEVASIGSESGGRYRVEVRRLDPEGNVLETRTLTCDKLVLGAGSIGTTELLVRAQATGTLDNLNEFVGRGWGTNGDASMTRSLGPAAGVPQGAPCASRIVDDSGLPLTVENWYVPGVPIDLGFIGSLGMTIDPLRADFRYNAATDSMTLNWPKGGSRDTVEALRAVQNKMAQAGGTVVSAEPFTRDVDDTFTAHPLGGAVLGDVTDSYGRVKGHDGLYVVDGALIPGSTGAANPSLTITALAERNIAKVIADGR, translated from the coding sequence GTGAAACGCAGGCAACTTCTTCAACTGGCCGCAGCAGGGCTCGTTGGACTTACCGCACCTCCACTTCTTTCCGGAACACGAGCACACGCGATCCCCATCGGCGTCGGCTCCATCCGGTCACTCGTCCCAGAACTCTTCGCCGAACCGCCACGACCGCCGGAGCACTCGTCGGTCATCGTCATCGGTTCCGGCTTCGGTGCCAGCGCGGCCGCGTTGCGCCTCGCGCAGGCCGGTAGTCAGGTCACCGTCCTCGAACGCGGTCTGCGCTGGCCACGAGACCCATGGCGCGAAATCTTCACCGCCGACATGACAGCCGACGGCCGTGGCCTGTGGCAACAAGACTCTTTCACCAATATCACCGGCCTACCGGTAGGGCCCGTCGACAGGTTCGGCGGGGTACTCGACACGACCCGTTTCGAGAACCTCTCCGTCTGGCGCGGCGCCGCTGTCGGCGGAGGATCCATCGTCTACACCGGCGTCACGATCGCACCGGAACGCCGATTCTTCGACCTCTCCTTCGGCGGCAGGCTCAGCTACGACGACATGGCCGGAACCTGGTACCCCAAGGCCCGATCGATGCTGATGCCGTCGCAGATGCCCGACGACATCTACAACAGCGCAAATTTCGCGCACTCTCGAACCTGGGACGACCACGCCCGACGCGCCGGTTACCAACCCGAACGAGTCGACGGCAACTGGAACTGGAACGTCCTGCGCGACGAAATGACCGGACGGTCCCGCCCGTCCGCAACCGTCGGAGCAAGCACCTTCGGAAACTCGAACGGCGCCAAACACGACCTGACCCAGAACTACATCCCACAGGCGGAAAACACTGGACGAGCAACCGTCTGCCACAGCCACGAAGTCGCCTCGATCGGCAGTGAATCCGGTGGCCGCTACCGCGTCGAGGTACGACGCCTCGACCCCGAAGGCAACGTTCTCGAAACTCGTACCCTAACGTGCGACAAACTCGTGCTCGGAGCCGGATCCATCGGCACCACAGAGCTTCTCGTGCGTGCACAAGCCACCGGCACCTTGGACAATCTGAACGAGTTCGTCGGTCGCGGCTGGGGCACCAACGGTGACGCCTCGATGACGCGATCACTCGGACCTGCTGCAGGCGTACCGCAGGGCGCACCATGCGCGTCCCGAATCGTCGACGACTCCGGACTCCCCCTCACCGTCGAGAACTGGTATGTCCCCGGTGTACCCATCGATCTCGGCTTCATCGGCTCGCTCGGCATGACCATCGACCCACTCCGGGCCGACTTCCGTTACAACGCCGCCACCGACTCGATGACGCTCAACTGGCCGAAGGGCGGCAGCCGTGACACCGTCGAAGCACTACGCGCAGTACAGAACAAGATGGCTCAGGCCGGCGGCACCGTGGTCTCCGCGGAACCGTTCACCCGCGACGTCGACGACACCTTCACCGCCCACCCACTCGGTGGTGCGGTCCTCGGCGACGTCACCGACTCATACGGACGCGTCAAAGGGCACGACGGACTCTACGTCGTCGACGGCGCCCTGATCCCCGGCAGTACGGGCGCAGCCAACCCCTCGCTCACCATCACCGCACTCGCCGAACGGAACATCGCGAAAGTGATCGCCGACGGGCGGTAG
- a CDS encoding VOC family protein, translating into MDIKLELVMIPVSDVDRAKDFYVKIGFHADHDERPTDGIRFVQLTPPGSACSIAIGEGITTAAPGSVEGMQVVVASAEDARNTLIAAGLDIDPVVDLGWGKFVFFADPDGNKWAVQELPDYAQQG; encoded by the coding sequence ATGGACATCAAACTCGAACTCGTCATGATCCCGGTGAGCGACGTCGACCGAGCCAAGGACTTCTACGTCAAAATCGGATTCCACGCAGACCACGACGAGCGGCCGACGGACGGAATCCGCTTCGTACAACTGACACCACCCGGATCGGCGTGCTCCATCGCCATCGGCGAAGGCATCACCACAGCGGCACCGGGAAGCGTCGAGGGCATGCAGGTCGTCGTCGCCAGCGCCGAGGATGCACGCAATACCCTCATCGCAGCAGGCCTCGACATCGACCCCGTCGTCGACTTGGGATGGGGCAAGTTCGTGTTCTTCGCCGATCCCGACGGAAACAAATGGGCCGTCCAAGAACTCCCGGACTACGCCCAACAAGGCTGA